The bacterium genome contains the following window.
AGGGCCCGTTGGAGACGGCCCAAGAAGTCGACGATCTCCGGACTCTTGATCGTGCCGGGGTACAGCCGGAAGTAGAACTGCCACCACGTTACGCCCGCGATCGCCGAGAGCGTCTTCCAGTGGAAGTGATACTGGAGGACCGGGGTCTGCCCCCGCGGCGCCCATGTCCGACAGCGGTGCGGGCGCTCACTGAGTCCGCTTTCATCGATGAAGACGATGGTGCGCCGCTCGCGGCGGGCTTTTTTTTAAGGGCGGGCCAGTGCTCGCGTTTCCACCAGCGGATACGGGCTTCGTCGCGCTCCAGGGCGCGCCCGGTCGGCCGCTGGCAGCTCCACCCGAGCTGCCGGAGCAAGCGCCAGACGTGGCCGGGATGGAAGCGCTCCGCGAACTCCTGCTCGATCAGCTCCGCGACGCGCCCGGTGGTCCACAACCCGGTGGGGTATCCGAGCGCTTCCGGGCCGCGCTGCAGGGCGCGTTCGAGCTGGCGGCGTTGCGAGGCGGTCAGGCGCGGTGGGCGCCCCGCGCGCCCCGCCTTCTTCAGCCCGGCCCGCCCGTGGGTCGCCAACTGCTGCACCCAGCGACTCACCGACTGGCGATGGACGCCCACCCGCCGCGCCACCTCGGCCGGTTTCACCCCGGCCTTCAGTAACCGCGCGGCCTCCAGTCGCCGCCGTTCCAACTCATCAAAATCCCGCTTCACCCCCGCCGGATTTCCCATGGATCGTCGTGTATCACATCCGCCGCTCAATGTCACTATATTTTACGATACTCAATAATAGTGCAGAAGCAAGTGACCATGCCGGGCGGATCGGCCAAACCGATGGCGAGGGAGTTTGCGGCTCTCTCGATGGGGCAGAAACAGTCCGTGTTGCTGGCACTCACGCTGTCCGCGAGCGCAACCCACCCACTGATTGTTGACCAACCGGAAGACAATCTCGATGGCGAGTTCATTTATCGCAGCCTGGTCCCTGTGTTGCGCAGAGCCAAGGAGCAACGCCAAATTATTATCGTTACGCACAATGCCAACATCGCGGTCTTAGGGGACGCAGAGCAGATTGTTGTGCTCCGCAGCACCAACGAAAGAGGGTCGATTGCGACCCGCGGGTCGATTGATCACCGGAAGACACGCGATGAGGCGTGTAAGGTATTAGAAGGAGCCCAAGAAGCCTTTGTGCGCCGCGCCCGCACGTACGGGCTGCGAATCGAAGCGTAACTGCCGCCAAATGCAAGCGCCTCCCGCGAGAGTGAACACTGCCACGAGAATGAACAATACCACAGGCGGCAAAGTTGTCGCTGCTACCTCGACAACCCAGTGAACACCGGAGTGCATCTTGATGGACTACTTCACCGTAGAGGAGCTGCATCGGATTGCCGTCGAGCTTCTTCGAAACGGAGAGGAACTTCAGAACATCCTCGACCGCAAGGACTCACCTGGATTACTCGAGCGAATTCCAAGCCTACTTTCTGCGCTGTGCGAGACCGTTAGCCGTCTTCACGAACTTCTTGGGGACCCAAATTCCCCGCTCGCCGACGTAGTAAGGCGCGCTGCAGGGATCCAATACTCTGCCGTAGGTCACCTTGAGCGGTTTCTGACTGAGCATAGCAACACCCTTAAATCTCTCGGCATTAGTCCGGTATTCGTAGACCGCGTACGCGATGTTCTTAGGGAGCAAGTCGATGCGCGTGGCGAGCACGACCTAGAGAACCCCGAGATCCTCGACCCAGAGGTCGTGGAGATCGTCCGTGACTTCAGCACACTCGTCTGCGAGGTGTCCCGGATCCCAGAAGTCACCCGTGAAATGCTTGAAGGTGTTGCGGAAGGGGTCATTGGCACTGCTTTGGTTGTCGTCGATATCACGTCAGCGGCAACGGTCGCACCTCATGACTTCACGGGCTGGACCCTGGTTAAAGTTATCAAATCCGTTTGGTCCGGGACGACAAAGATCCGAAGGGCCATCGGTCGTCTAAAGGAAGCGATAGCCTTCTTCAGGGGGCACAAAGAGACGGAGCGACGACAGGCCGAACTGAAGAAGCGACCGCCGGCGAAATCGCCCCTTGATAAGAAGTCACGCTGACACGTCGGACTCTTCAGGGCGCTGGATGCGGGTTCTAACCGCACAGTCCCCGGTGAGCTTGGGCCGAAGTGCCTAAGGGCGGGTTGCCCGAAGATAATCAAGCTCATGTTTAGATTTGCTATGTAACATAACGTCCTTTATGTTGCACTGTATGCGCCCGCTGGTAGGTGCCCCATATCGACCGCGTTAACCATTTCGAAATCCCAGCCCCTGCTTCCGGGCGAGTTCCCCGGCGTGCCCAGGATCATCGCCGCGGCCGGCGATCGGGCGCGGCGTCGCTTCCTCGAATTCTTCACGGCGACGATCCGGAACAAGAACACTCGGGCAGCCTACGCGCGGGCCACCCGGGATTTCTTCGTCTGGTGTGACGTGCGAGGCCTTCACGGGCTCGCGGAAATCGAACCCGTCGTCGTCGCCACCTACATAGAGGAGTTGACCGGCCGCCGATCGGCTCCCACCGTCAAGCAGCACCTGGCGGCACTCCGGATGCTGTTCGACTGGCTTTTGACCGGCCAGGTGGTCCTGCACAACCCGGCCAGCGCCGTCCGCGGACCTCGGCACATCGTGCGCCGCGGCAAGACGCCAGTCCTGTCCGTCGAGGAGACGCGTCAGCTGCTGAACGGCATCGATATCGGCAACGTCGTCGGCCTGCGTGACCGCGCGGTCATTGCCGTCATGGTCTACAGCTTCGCTCGCGTCGGCGCCGTTGCCGGGATGAAGGTCGCGGACTACTACACCCAGGGGCGACGTGCCTGGCTGCGGCTGCACGAGAAAGGCGGCAAGCGGCACGATGTGCCGGCGCACCATAAGGCCGAGGAGTACCTGGACGCCTACATTGCTTCCGCCGGCATCGCCGAAGAGAAGAATTCTCCCCTTTTCCGTACCACCCGTGGTAAGACGCGGTTCCTGACCGAGACGCGCATGAACCGCACCGACGTTTTCCGGATGATTCAACGCCGCGCCGGCGACGTCGGCCTTTCAACGGCGGTGTGCTGTCACAGTTTCCGGGCGACCGGCATCACGGCCTATCTCGAAAACGGCGGTACGCTCGAGCACGCGCAGCAGATCGCGGCGCACGAGTCGCCGCGGACGACGAAGCTTTACGACCGCACCGACGATCAGATCACACTAGATGAAGTCGAGAGGATTTCGATCTGACGTGTTGGCTGTGTCCCGGAACGTCACCGGCAACCTCTTATCGGACGCTTCCTGCCCCAGTGCTGGCGCAAGTTCGCGAGTTGCCGGCGGTAACGTTCCGGGAAGATCTGGCGGTGGCTCGTTACGCTCGAGGTCTACCCGCCGCGCGCCGGAGCGGTGGTGTTTGGAACTTTGCTCCTCCAATGCCTGTCCGGGTCTCAGCGTGCAAGCCTCAATGGCCTCTCATTTTTCGTCGAGATCACCCACGCCCCCTCCTTTGCTGACTACGAACAGCCACATTGATACCGCGGTGGCGTGCAGGATGAGCAGAGTACTCCATTGCAAGTTTGTCCGGCCGGGCAATCGCCCAGCTCACAGCCGGAGATAGCGCAGTCTTCAGGCCCCGCGTACGCGCTGCAGAAGAACGGGTATCCGCAAGGGATTGACACGGTGCAGCCGCCCCCCGTGCCGTCGCAGGGTATTAAAGGTCGCGATGACGTGCCGGCGTAAAATAGTAACCTGCACATTACCGCAGCTCTGCCGTTGGGAAGGGTGAAGGGTGCACTGCAGCGGGGGCGGATGGAACGGGAGAGAGTGCCATCAGTCCCAAACGGGTACCCACTTGGTGGCACACTGCCAGTACTATCAAGCCCCAAGTCAGATCGAAACATCACACGACCATCTAAATTGAAACCCGTTACAAGACATCCTGCGGCATCAGCAAAAGGATCGCCGGTCGATATACATGTGTACGTCCCGAAATTAACAAACTCCGGTGGCACTTCGTCCAACACATTCCACGGGGGAATCCCAAAGACGGCTTCAACCTGACAGTCAGCGGGAGTGCCGCATGTTTCGGTTACGGTCGGCGCCGCAGTTGGGGTCGGCGTCGGGGTCAAGGTCGCCGTCGGGCGATCCGTTGCGGTCACCGAGGGCGTCCCTTTCGGCGTCGCCGTGGTGCCAGTATCTGTTGGCGTTGGTATCTTTTGTGTTTCGGTGGGAGTGGGTGTAGACGAAGCGCCCCAATGGGCGAGAGCAAACTGATAAGCAGCGTCGCCTCCGAGAAAGATTCCGACACCGCAGACGGTTTCGACGAACACCTCACAAGCAGCTATAAGGGGCGGTGCCTCTGCCGCCAGCAGGCAGGCACCAGCTAGCGCGGCACATCCCGGTTCGGCTGCAAGCGTCACTCTCACTGCGAATACAAGAGAGGCGATGTCGCAGAAGATGCCACCATCGCTGGAATCTGTCTGTCGCAGGTTGGCTTCCAGCAGGTTGACTGGAGTAAACTCGCGAAGCTTCTGAGATCTGGCATCGGCGGCGGTGACGTTCGATATCCATGATGGCGTGGATGCCAGTGCCATTAGAGCGAGAATGGACTGCTCCGAGGCGGCCCACTTGTCTGGACTAGAACCTGAGTCAATATCGCGCCTAAGCGCTGCGGCTATGGAATCGACAGACTGCGATAACGACCGTACGCCAAGTTGAGAGTTCCCGATCTGAACGAAAGCAGATCCGTCACTAGTCGCAACGATAGTGGCTCGGCCATTGTTGCCGAATGCTGCATCAAGCAGGCCCGTTACTATACCGTCGGCTGACACGTTTAGAGTCCCGTTGAGCGTGACCGGAGCTGGCAAGGAAGCGTCAGTTATGGTCTCGTTGTTAAACTCCATCGGGATAAACCCCGACGGCGGACACCCGATCAAAGCGGCGCCGACGGCGGCGACCAGTTCGTTGATGCTGATGGCGCTGTCATGATTCCCGTCTCCGGCCGTGCACGTTGAGATGCCGGTGTTGCCGAGGGCGATATTCACCATCGCAATCAGCTCGTTCACCGTGACCGTATTCCCGCCGTTGCAGTCGCCGGGACAGGCAGACTGAGCGTGACTCGGCAGGATGCGGAGAAGAAGCAAGGCAAGAGGCGTGAGCACGAGCGCGAGGCAACGGCACGACCGGATCATTTCGACCCTCCCCCCCAGAGGCCACTCGGTCCCAGAGCACGATCGCCAAGACCATAAATGCAGACTCGGGCCCTATTCACTGACACGTGCAGCTAGCAGTACACGTCAGGCCACCGCCGCACGATTCCCGCGGCCCGCATTCAAACAAAGACCCGTAAGTCCGCCCTGCAGTTGAATATCCACACGGAATGGCTGCATTGCAGCCATTTGGTTCCTCGCAAGGCAACGAGGTCGGCTCCAAAGGCGAGTTCCAGAGCGAGCATCGGATATACGTATCGTTAAAAGATGCGATATAATACGGCGCGCTACACCGAGCCAAATAGAATCCAACAATTGGCTTCACAGAGTAGCCGCTCGGCGGCACACTGCCGGTGCTGTCCAAGCCCAGGTCAGACCGGAAGAATAACCTGCCATCGTATCCAAATTCTTGCGTGACGCAGGCGGCGGCGTCTGCAAACGGATCGGAGGTGGCCGGGCAGTTCGCGATGCCCCCATTCACAAGCGGCGGAGTCCCCTGAAGTTCGTCCCAGGGCGGCACTCCGAAAGCGGCTTGCACCTGACAGTCCGCCGGGATGCCACAGGTCGGATTCGGCGTGCCCGTCGGCCGCGGGGTGTCCGGTGCCGGTGTGGGCGTTGTCGTCGGCGTCGGCCTAGGCGAACATTCCTCATCCGGCAGGCCAAACAACCGGCACACACCAACAGGGTTGATATCGCTTATCCGCTGCACGAGATACTGCATGTATTCCGATGTAGCGGCCGTAGCGGCGGCGCGAGCCTCGTAGTGCCGCTCCTGGCCATGCCAGCAGGAGAATGGCGGCTCAACACACGAATCCGCGGCCGCCTGCTCGCAGGGCTGGTCCTTGTTGATGCCTTTGCAGCCCTTTGTGCAGGGGGAAGAACATGATGTGTCTGGTGGAACCCCCATTCCGTGCTGGCATTTTCCCTTGCGTGGAAGGGCTTGGGATTGGCTACATGCCGCGCATGGCCCTAAAGACATTGTCCAATCGTCTACAGAAAAGTAACCGGTCGTGAGTTTCTGCGGTCCATTTCGTCTATAGGCAGGCCCGACAGACAACAACATTCCGGCATCATTTGCGTCACAAAAGGCATCGCCGGGTAGTGGGTCGAGTAGAGTAGTTTTTCCAAACTGCCAGCCGTAAACCATCGTGAGAGTACCGTACGGATACAGCGAAACAAAATTGCTATGGGAGTAAAAGTCTTGTATCGCGTGCAGTGCTTCACCGACTCGTTGAACTGGGTTCTGTGTGATCACGCATGATAAGTAACCGGAGTAGTCCGGTGTAGCAAAACACCGAACTGCCGTATTGGTCCAACCGATGATGTTTGTTGAACTAGCTCGAAGGGCTTCGTTGTCAAAATGATAGGACGAGGAGAAGGGGTGGCGTTTATCCACGGCAACTACCTCTCCAGCGAGTTCCGATTGTCGCTGTGTCGAAAAGCGAACGCGTCCATTCGGGCCGGAAGCGCTCATCGCGGAGAGCGTAAACAGAGTCACCTCTCTATGAATAGGAGGCATAAACCCCGGGCTGGGGGAGGAAAAGAATAGACTAGCGAGAACCGCCAATAGCCAATACTGCTTCACAGCCGTACTCTACTCAAGCAGAACGGGCACCGTGAATGACGTCGAACGATTGGGATTACTGGAACTTGTGAGGGTTAGAGTTATAGAAGACTCTTGGGAGCGTGCTTGAATACCAGGTGCCGATACCGTCACCAAGATATCGGCGCTGGCACCTGAAGCGAGCGTTATGGAGGTGGTGTTGAGATGGAGACCGAGATTTAGCGTGTCGATAACGGAGACCGCGAATGAGTCGGGTGCACCGTGATTCATGGCAGTAAAGTGGAGAGTTGCGGTCCCTCCGGGTGGTAACTCAGATGGATACTGAGGATCCGGATCCCAGTTGAGCTGGATGAATTGTGGGGTAAACAAGGTACGGCTAACGACATTGTAAGCACCGCCGTCGCGAGTCAAACCCGAAACGGCCACCTTAAACGGCTCCGCCGGGATGTTAAACTGTCCAACATAGTCAGTAGCAGCGGCGAGCGGGTGGTTCTGAACGAAACTGACGCTCTGGACCGGTTGACCCTGGATGTCGACAAGGCGAAATGCAGCGGTTGCGTAAGGCCCGCCGATATCTGCAATGATATAGGTCGTCAGACCCGTAACGGGCTGAGTGGCAGTCACTGTCGTCAGGCCCCGGTGTACGAGTCCTTCTAGCTGCGCCAGCTGGACGATCAATTCAACGCGGTTGGCCTGATTCGGGCACGTGCAATCGCTCCGGCATGCGCCGGGACATGTGTGCGCGTCCGCGCCGTCACATTCTTCCGTTACCTGGTTGAGTACGCCGTCACCGCAGACTGGTGGGGCCGGGGTAGCAGGAGGGGGTGCTACCCCAGAGATGAGATCAGCGATCTTGGCCACCCGGATGTCGAGATCGCTACGGAGCTGTAAAGCTGATTGCAGGAAGCAAGCTCCAGGAAATTTGTTCAGCTTCGCCGTCCAATCGCTGTCGGCGCGCGCGCGGCAGCGCGAGAGATCGGGCGCGCTACCCTGTGTGTGGGCCTTGGCATAGGCCGTCAGGCTGCATTGCAGGTAGGTGCCGAGAGACTTTTCCTGCGCTGCCGTACAACCCGTATCGTCCAGCGAATCAAAGGTTGCGGTCGACACGATATCAGTTGCAAGGTCGACTGCCTCTCTCACCACTTGGCCGTGGCCTTGTGTTGGGCACATCCCTTTAGGGTCCGATTCGACCTTTGACCACTGCTGCGCAAAGCGATTCTGGCATGAATCGAAGAAAGGTGCGGTATGACGGGCCGTTGCATTAGCAGTGACCCGCAAAATGCAGTTAGCGTACTTCCCGGCCGCGGTCAGCTTCGCGGCGACGCATTTCGCACCCGCGTCAGCGGCGGCGAGACCGGGTGCGGGAGTGAATGCTAAGCTGGCGCCGAGGGCGATGATCGCCGCTGCCACTGGCTTTTGGTTGATATCGCGCAGTCGGCGGCGCCTGGGGTGGGATGAGGTCATTGGAAGAGGCGAACAGGATTTCAAGTGTCTAGAATGTCCTATAGCAGGTGGCCTGATGTCAACGAAAACGCGATCCGCCCGCGTCGCTGGGTCCAAGCAGAAACGCCTTGACGAAGCGCGGGGCGGCTCTAGGGTCTCTTGATTGCCACGTGCTTCTCGAGGGGGGGCCGCCACGCCGATACGACACACCAATCCTGCAGACAGACAGCTCACCGTGGGTGAGCGCGCTGTCCCCTACCCTGCCGCACCTTGGGATCCAGCCACGGCGCCTACCGCCGAGCTTGTCGCCATGCTGCTCGACATTGACCGCAACGTTGCCCTAAACCTCGCCGGCGGCGATCTCGGCCAGCTCGCGGTTGCGACCGCGTATGAGCTGACCGCCATGGGCCTTCCGCCGGCTGGTATTGAACGGCTGTGGACGCTCTTCGAATTCGCCAGGCGCTACAGCGAACGGGAATTCCCCGTCGGCGAGCCGTTCCGCTGCTCGGCCGACATCTACGGACATTTCCGCGAGCGGCTCGCGACCGAGCGCGTCGAGTTCTTCTATGCAGTCCTGCTCGACAACAAGCACCGCAAGCTGCGCGACGTTCTCCTCTCCAAGGGCTCGCTGACGGCGAGCATCGTCCACCCGCGCGACGCCTACTTGCCTGTAATTCGCTACAGTGCCGCCGCGGTAATCTTCGTCCATAATCACCCAAGCGGCGATCCGACGCCGAGCCGCGAGGATCTGGATATCACCCGCCGGCTCCGTGAGGTCGGCGAGCTGATCGGCGTGCGCGTGCTGGACCACATCGTGATCGGCCAGGGCCGCTACGTCTCCTTCGTTGATGACGGCTATTGGGATGGCGCGCTTCCTCCTTCCCTGGCGTCTTCGGGCAAAGTGAGCGAGCCCGCCGGTGCCGCAGAAGCGCTCCATACGCCACCCGCCGACCCTGCCCGCCGACCGAAATCCGCCGTGTTTCCAAAGACGTAGCCGATCCCGCTTGGCGCCTCGATCCCTGCTCAGGAGCGGGCCTCAGGATTGTCATGACATTGTCTGGCAGGCGTGGTATAGTCGTCGGGACAAACTAGGAAAAAGATCCATGCCGAATCTCGAAACCCGAAAGGAAAAGCTCGATCTGCGCCTCACGCGGTCCGCCAAACGCGCGCTTCAGAGCGCGGCGGTCGCTGCCCACCGTTCCTTGAGCGAGTTTGTTCTCGAGAGCGCGCTGGCTCGCGCCGAGGAGACCCTACCGGACCGCCGGCGATTTGGGCTGACCGCTGCGAAATGGGAGGCCTTTCAGGCTGCGCTTGCCGCGCCGCCCCGGCCGACGCCACGCCTCAAACGGCTTCTGCGGACACAAAGCGTTTTCGAGCGCGGCCGGCGATAGTCCGTGTCAGCGCTCCGCATCGAGAAGCTGAACCGCAAGCATCCCGTCGAGGCTTTCGATTGTGGGCGTGAAGCGCTCAATCGCTTTTTGGTGCGCTACGCCTTGCCGAACCAACAAGCCGACGCGTCCCAGACGTACGTAGCCCTCTCCCATGACCGAATCGTCGGTTACTACACGCTCGTGGTCGGAGAAGTCGCGCACGAGGACGCCGCCGGCCGTCTCACCAAAGGCCTCGCTCATCACCCGGTGCCCATCATGCTCCTGGCGCGCCTGGCTGTCGCGCTTGCATCCCAGGGCAAGGGCTACGGCGCCG
Protein-coding sequences here:
- a CDS encoding tyrosine-type recombinase/integrase is translated as MSKSQPLLPGEFPGVPRIIAAAGDRARRRFLEFFTATIRNKNTRAAYARATRDFFVWCDVRGLHGLAEIEPVVVATYIEELTGRRSAPTVKQHLAALRMLFDWLLTGQVVLHNPASAVRGPRHIVRRGKTPVLSVEETRQLLNGIDIGNVVGLRDRAVIAVMVYSFARVGAVAGMKVADYYTQGRRAWLRLHEKGGKRHDVPAHHKAEEYLDAYIASAGIAEEKNSPLFRTTRGKTRFLTETRMNRTDVFRMIQRRAGDVGLSTAVCCHSFRATGITAYLENGGTLEHAQQIAAHESPRTTKLYDRTDDQITLDEVERISI
- a CDS encoding DUF1778 domain-containing protein encodes the protein MPNLETRKEKLDLRLTRSAKRALQSAAVAAHRSLSEFVLESALARAEETLPDRRRFGLTAAKWEAFQAALAAPPRPTPRLKRLLRTQSVFERGRR
- a CDS encoding GNAT family N-acetyltransferase codes for the protein MSALRIEKLNRKHPVEAFDCGREALNRFLVRYALPNQQADASQTYVALSHDRIVGYYTLVVGEVAHEDAAGRLTKGLAHHPVPIMLLARLAVALASQGKGYGAGLLKDAMLRTLHAADIAGIRAFTVHAKDDEARAFYEHFDFVASPTDPYHLFLLLKDLRAALGRRGSKG